In Treponema primitia ZAS-2, a genomic segment contains:
- a CDS encoding amidohydrolase: MPNRDLQGILESHFEWFHRRPELSNQEHETTAHIREILEAAGIEILDVPLKTGLVARLKGSISEGPVVALRSDIDALSITEVSQSPYPSEHPGVMHACGHDFHLTSLLGAAVLLQKERDTLPGAIKLLFQPAEEGGNGAQQVLDSGVLDDVQEIYGLHTSAEHESGIIAVSPGAVNAAVGAFRILLHGKGGHAALPHFCLDPIPAAAQIISAAQTIVSRTISPFDQAVLSITHIEAGTTWNVIPPEALLEGTIRTFNTERLSEVSEQLEKLARGIGENMGLKVEYSWQINTVATNNDPLLSGFVADTARNLGFTVVPAVPSMGGEDFALYQQRIPGAFWTIGVGSPQALHHPGFTADPAALSTAAELMAALGVAALRRMADNPERAL; encoded by the coding sequence ATGCCCAACAGGGATCTGCAAGGTATACTGGAATCCCATTTTGAATGGTTCCACCGCCGCCCGGAACTCAGCAATCAGGAACATGAAACCACCGCCCATATCAGGGAAATCCTGGAAGCCGCAGGGATAGAAATACTGGATGTCCCCCTAAAAACCGGCCTGGTAGCCCGGCTGAAAGGCAGCATAAGTGAAGGCCCGGTAGTGGCCCTGCGGAGCGACATTGACGCCCTGAGCATCACCGAGGTATCCCAATCCCCCTACCCTTCGGAACATCCCGGGGTCATGCACGCCTGCGGACACGACTTTCACCTCACTTCCCTGCTGGGCGCAGCGGTACTGCTGCAAAAAGAACGTGATACTTTACCAGGAGCCATCAAGCTTCTCTTTCAGCCTGCCGAGGAAGGGGGCAATGGGGCTCAGCAGGTACTGGATTCGGGGGTCCTGGATGACGTGCAGGAAATCTACGGCCTGCATACCAGTGCGGAGCATGAAAGTGGGATCATCGCGGTCAGCCCCGGCGCTGTCAATGCGGCGGTGGGGGCCTTCCGCATACTCCTCCATGGCAAGGGCGGACACGCTGCCCTGCCCCATTTCTGCCTGGACCCCATACCGGCGGCAGCCCAGATTATCAGCGCCGCCCAGACCATTGTCAGCCGCACCATCAGCCCCTTTGATCAGGCGGTTCTCAGTATTACCCACATAGAAGCAGGCACCACCTGGAATGTGATCCCCCCGGAAGCCCTGCTGGAAGGCACCATACGTACCTTCAACACAGAAAGACTAAGCGAGGTTTCGGAACAGCTGGAGAAACTTGCCCGGGGCATCGGAGAAAATATGGGTCTTAAGGTGGAGTATTCCTGGCAAATCAACACAGTTGCTACGAACAACGATCCCCTGTTAAGCGGCTTCGTAGCCGACACCGCCCGAAACCTAGGATTCACAGTAGTACCCGCCGTACCAAGCATGGGAGGCGAAGATTTTGCCCTGTACCAGCAGCGCATCCCCGGGGCATTCTGGACCATCGGCGTTGGTAGCCCCCAGGCTCTTCACCACCCGGGCTTCACTGCTGACCCTGCGGCGCTGTCCACCGCAGCGGAACTGATGGCAGCGCTTGGCGTTGCTGCACTGCGGCGCATGGCGGATAACCCGGAAAGGGCACTATAG